The Paenibacillus amylolyticus genome contains the following window.
AACCGGACTATCCTCGCTTCATTCGAAAGCGATTTGGCGATATCTATATGCCGTTTGTGGTATGGACACTTATCTATTGGCTTGCTGTGCGTGTGTTCACCCCCACGTTCTGGATTGCTGGCATACCGGATATGCGCAGTCTTGTTCGTGAACTATTTGTACCACAGACGGGATATCATCTCTGGTTTGTCATTATGGTGTTCCAGTTCTATATTCTGTTTCCCCTGTTTTGGAGAGGAGCAAAAGCCATTCAGAGACGTATGCATAACGTCATGCGTTTCACGCCCATGCAAGTTATTGCCGTACTCCTTCTCTTGGCAGCTGCCTTCTACGCCCTGCTTATGAAATGGTCCTACTATAACATGGGGGCTGGACAGAATCACTATCTGAGCCTTGGTCCACGTTGCTGCAATATCGATCCTATTCATGGATCATGTACTGGTTCTACTTTGTACTGGGTGCCGTATGTGCCTGGTCAGTGGATAGCTGGAGGCATTGGACCACGAAGGTACTGCCATGGACGCTCTGTCTGTTTGTAGGGATGTATATATGGCTTGGTTACGACGTGCTGCGTGGGTCCGGGGAAGTGGTTAATCTGAATATCTCCACCTATTTGAAACCAACCACCTTTCTGATCATTATGGCTCAGATGCTTATGTTGTATGGTTTACTTGTATTGATGCGGGGCAAAGAGACACGGTTCCAGCGCCTGTTAGCCTGGATTGGCCGCTATTCGTTTGGTGGATATCTGGTCCATGCCCTGGTGATCTACGCGATCGCTTACGTCACCAGACCGCTTCAGCTCAGTGGATGGCATCTGCCAGTAACGTTGCTATCGTTTCTTGTAACGGTTGGTATGGCCCTTGCAATCAGCTGGGCACTCTCCAAACTTCCCAGCTCACGTTTCACCGTAGGGTTAATGCGCAAACCGCGTTTAACCTCCAACTCATCAGCTGCGGTGAACCAAAGAAATTCACCTGAGCGAACGCCGTCACCCGGCACAACTCGCAGTCCCGGAACGAGTGAACCGGTTTAAAATAAAGAAGAGCGTCCCCTCATGGAGACGCTCTTCTTTATTTTACTTCGCTAGAAGTTGATCTTCCGGGAACAGGTTCCTGGGGACCCGGGGCTGGATGCACATTGCCCTTCTGATTCACAAACCTCTTCAGATCACCCGTTAATTGTTCCTTGAGCTTGTCCACCAGCTGTGTTTCGCTAATACCTTTGGCCTGAGCAATCTCAGCCAGTGACTTTCCTCCCTGAAGCTGCTCGTGCAGTTGAGCAGGAGTGATTCCAATAAACCGGGCAATCT
Protein-coding sequences here:
- a CDS encoding acyltransferase — translated: MKKPRIAEWTELRGIAFLAIVMQHNIAEYIYRADIEQPDSVMLTMIYHLTRFGTPTFVFLSAVMLFYHHRDTKPDYPRFIRKRFGDIYMPFVVWTLIYWLAVRVFTPTFWIAGIPDMRSLVRELFVPQTGYHLWFVIMVFQFYILFPLFWRGAKAIQRRMHNVMRFTPMQVIAVLLLLAAAFYALLMKWSYYNMGAGQNHYLSLGPRCCNIDPIHGSCTGSTLYWVPYVPGQWIAGGIGPRRYCHGRSVCL
- a CDS encoding acyltransferase; its protein translation is MYWFYFVLGAVCAWSVDSWRHWTTKVLPWTLCLFVGMYIWLGYDVLRGSGEVVNLNISTYLKPTTFLIIMAQMLMLYGLLVLMRGKETRFQRLLAWIGRYSFGGYLVHALVIYAIAYVTRPLQLSGWHLPVTLLSFLVTVGMALAISWALSKLPSSRFTVGLMRKPRLTSNSSAAVNQRNSPERTPSPGTTRSPGTSEPV